A region of the Leptospira ryugenii genome:
CTTTCCCTTAAACTACTTCCAGCAGGCTTAATCAGCGTGGCTTCCGTAACTCTCGGTTATCGATTGTCTGTGGCTTTGCACATCCTCGCTTATCTTGTAAGTGAGGCGCAGAACGATCGCTCGCTACTGCTCCCATAGAAAAACCGCCTGGGCTCTCCCGGTAAATGCCATTGTGTAAAAGAGGAAATTGAGGTCAAGAGAATTTAAGGAAAAAGTTTCAGGCCCCATGGGAAAATAAATTTATTATGTCTCATTAGTACTTATGAATATTAATATATACTGAATATATGAAAGCAGGCTTACCATATCACAGCATCCATTGTAGCAAATCTTCGGAAGAAATTTCCAAGATATGGGATTAACAATTAGGTATCTCCTTATGTCTAGTGGGTCAGAAATTGATTAAAAAAAAAATTTATTTTTTCGTCTGATAGAGGATGTCCCCAAATTTAAAAATGAAAATCGACCTTTCCTCAATATTGAGAGTTCATGATTCGAAAATAATGATATAGGCATGAACGTCATGAAATATCTTTCCAAAGTTCCCTTCCTGATTTTCCTGCTGCTTTGCAATTGTTTGGCATACCCTTTATTGCAAAAAGAAAAAGAGTCCAATGCCACTCTGCCGTTTGTTCTCCTTGGGATGGTACAATCCAATTCTTTGAGTGAATTTAAAGTCAAATCAATACTTCCGGAAAGAGAATCAGTCGATGTGGCTCTCAATACCAATATCCAGATAGAGTTTTCGGAAGAGCCAAGCGACACTTCGCTTAAAGATGGACATCTACAAATCACTTTGCAAGAACAAGTGATACAAGGAACCTTCCAAAAAAAAGGTAAGTTCGTCTGGTTTCAGCCAAATACAAGTTTTGACCAAAACCAAGTATACCAAGTAGACATTAGTGAAAGTTTCGTAGACAAAAATGGACAGGCATTGGAGAGCTCCTTTACCTCTTCTTTCACCACCCAGAATATAATTGATGTTACAGGACCAAGTGTACGCAATACTTACCCCGAAAAAGATGCAACGTCAGTTTCAAATCTCAGCCCAATCACTATCACATTTTCTGAGCCAATTTTAGCAGCTTCCATTAACAATACAAGCATCGTAGTTACGGTGAATGGAAGTCCTGTAACAGGAACTATAAATTTAGCTTCAAACTCATCGATTCTTTTTGTTCCTTCTCTGGCCTGGCCAAATTATGCTCTCGTATCTGTTTCGATCTCAACAGGCATACAAGATTTGAGTAATAATAGTATTGTAAATCCGCCGAGTTTCAATTTTAGAATTTCAGATACTGGAGTTGTAAGCTTTATTGCAGGTAGTGAGGCTTCTACATCAGGTTATGTAAATGGAACGGGGAATGCTGCGCGGTTTAATACTCCAAGTTATTTGACATCAGATGTATTTGGGAATGTGTTTGTTACGGACACGCAAAACTGCTCCATTAGAAGGATTACAACGAGTTCTGTCGTAACTACAATTGCTGGTTCGACGAGCGGAATATGTGCATTTACCAACAATGCAAACGGATTGTCTAGTCGCTTCAACTATCCACAGGGGATAGCTTTGAACCTGGCTCAAACTCAGATGTATGTAACTGATAAATTTTCACATGCGACAAGGAGGGTGATTAATTCCGGGAGTTTTACTGTCAGCACACTTAACGGAAATAATGCGAGTGCTAATGTTAATGGATCTGGAACGACGGCCAGGTTTTCGTTTCCGGAAGGAATTGCCTTTGATACCGCAGGCAACTACTACGTCACCGATACTGGAAATTGTGCAATTCGTAAAGTGGTAGGCAGTACAGTAAGTACGTTAGCAGGCACAAATCCTACTTCGGTTGGTGTTTGTGGCTATACCAATGCACAAGGCGGGCTTGCTCGCTTTCAATCCCCAAAAGGTCTTGTTTTAGATGTTTTTGGAAATGTGTATGTCGCTGATTCTGGTAACTGTGCTATCCGGAAAGTTAGTTCGACAGGATCAGTGACAACGTTTGCAGGCTCCGAAACTGCAGGAAACTGCGGTTTTGCGGACGGCTTAGGAACACAAGCAAGGTTCAATAATCCGCAAGGGATCACAATTGATGCTTTGGGAAATCTTTATGTGACGGATACGGGAAATTGTGCGATCCGAAAAATCAGCTCCTCTGGTGCCGTCACTACTATCGCAGGAAGTAGTCCAGGGAGTATAACCTGTGGAAATGCCATCGGTTCTATGTTCCAATCTAGATTCAACCAGCCAAAGGGAATTAGCATTGATGGGCAGGGAAGGATTTATGTGGCCGATTCCCTTAACCATACGATCAAAAGAATCATCCCTTAGTCATTTACTTTGTTTCTTCCGGTCCATCGATAACACAATCTTCAATTACCCAAGTTTTTCGGGTTATCGAAATTGTTAATCCACCAAGCGCACTTACGACTCCATCTAGCCAAGTGGTCTTAATCGATATACGATAGCTCCTTTTGCTGTCAGGGAAAAATTCTTGTTCTTTCCATTCGCGGATCGGGTATGCACCCCAAAAAAGGTACCACTGTGGAAATACCCTCTCACTTTTGCACACCTTCTCCCAGCCTTCCAATTGAATGCTGCGGTCAGAGTATGGGCTTTGGATTTTTTGAGTCGTGCAATTTAGGTGAAATGCAAGAAAAGAGAGCAAAAGGAAGTAAGATTTGTTCGGTCTCATAAGGAAAGTATCGGATTTTCTCCAAAAGAAATCAATATTTTAAGACCTTCAGTTCACTAGGATAAAATTATCTATAACTATTGTTAATCGATTAAAAATAGATCATTAAAAAATTATTTGCAAATTTTCGTCCTACCTAGTTATTGATCAGTCATGAAACAGTTCTTTTTGCCATCCCTACTGGTTTCAATTCTATCTTTGGCTCATTGCACAACAATGGAGTCTGCGATTCAATTTCCAGATCCGTCCAAAAGAGATTTGAACATCCAAAAAATTGCAGTACTCACCTTTGATATCGAAGATGCCAAATGGGACGGTGAATTCACCGATGCTTTGTCTTTGCAAATCGCAAAGCATCTACCTGTTGTTGTGATCGAAAGGGATCAACTTTCAAAGGTAGTGAACGAGCAGTCATTTTCAAAAACAGGAATCATCGATACGCAAACGGCTGTTCGTATTGGGAAAATTCTCGGCGTGGATGCATTAGTATTTGGAAGAGGTTCCGCACTTAGAAAAACGGATAGCCATGGAATTTTGCATAACAATCTAATCGATACAGTCTCACTCAAGCTGGTGAAAATCGAATCCGG
Encoded here:
- a CDS encoding CsgG/HfaB family protein, which gives rise to MKQFFLPSLLVSILSLAHCTTMESAIQFPDPSKRDLNIQKIAVLTFDIEDAKWDGEFTDALSLQIAKHLPVVVIERDQLSKVVNEQSFSKTGIIDTQTAVRIGKILGVDALVFGRGSALRKTDSHGILHNNLIDTVSLKLVKIESGQVVVNARKKPGANWSTWKLTKYLLGFGFIWSREDILIETCEYDYVVESLVENIKSQL
- a CDS encoding Ig-like domain-containing protein, with protein sequence MNVMKYLSKVPFLIFLLLCNCLAYPLLQKEKESNATLPFVLLGMVQSNSLSEFKVKSILPERESVDVALNTNIQIEFSEEPSDTSLKDGHLQITLQEQVIQGTFQKKGKFVWFQPNTSFDQNQVYQVDISESFVDKNGQALESSFTSSFTTQNIIDVTGPSVRNTYPEKDATSVSNLSPITITFSEPILAASINNTSIVVTVNGSPVTGTINLASNSSILFVPSLAWPNYALVSVSISTGIQDLSNNSIVNPPSFNFRISDTGVVSFIAGSEASTSGYVNGTGNAARFNTPSYLTSDVFGNVFVTDTQNCSIRRITTSSVVTTIAGSTSGICAFTNNANGLSSRFNYPQGIALNLAQTQMYVTDKFSHATRRVINSGSFTVSTLNGNNASANVNGSGTTARFSFPEGIAFDTAGNYYVTDTGNCAIRKVVGSTVSTLAGTNPTSVGVCGYTNAQGGLARFQSPKGLVLDVFGNVYVADSGNCAIRKVSSTGSVTTFAGSETAGNCGFADGLGTQARFNNPQGITIDALGNLYVTDTGNCAIRKISSSGAVTTIAGSSPGSITCGNAIGSMFQSRFNQPKGISIDGQGRIYVADSLNHTIKRIIP